A DNA window from Bradyrhizobium sp. CCBAU 53421 contains the following coding sequences:
- a CDS encoding IS66 family transposase, which produces MISKPDDLPSDLASALAALQAEREARLQAEAVAASARAELSDNEALIAHLELRIEKLKRELYGQRSERTARLLEQLELELEDLVAAASEDELAAQAAAAKTQNVRPFTRKRPVRKPWPDDIEHERVVIDAPTSCACCGGSRLAKVGEDVTKTLEEIPRRFKVIETVREKFSCRDCEKISQPPAPFHATPRGFIGPKLLATILFDKFGMHIPLNRQSARFKAERIDLPLSTLADQVGHGTFAVMPLFHLIERRVLTAERLHGDDTTIRILAKGKCTTGRIWTYVRDDRPFAGPAPPAAVYYASSDRRGKHPQKHLAAFAGILQADCYNGFEPLFDPQKKVLPVTPAFCFAHARRGFFELADIEKNAREGQRGKPISPIALEAVRRLDALFEIERAINGRSADERRAVRQEQSKPLLDDMHDWLLRERETLSRSSEVLKPMNYMLRRWDDFARFLDDGRICLSNNAAERALRGIALGRRNWTFAGSQRGADRAAIMLTMITTCRLNEVDPKAWLADVLDRIADLPASRLHELLPWEWKLLRQADKPADQQVA; this is translated from the coding sequence ATGATATCGAAGCCGGACGACCTTCCATCGGATCTTGCGAGTGCCCTGGCGGCGCTGCAGGCCGAACGTGAGGCGCGGCTACAAGCCGAGGCGGTAGCTGCCAGTGCGCGGGCGGAGCTGTCGGACAACGAGGCGCTGATCGCACATCTTGAGCTGCGGATCGAGAAGCTCAAGCGCGAACTGTATGGGCAGCGCTCCGAGCGCACGGCGCGGCTGCTCGAGCAGTTGGAACTGGAGCTCGAAGACCTCGTCGCCGCGGCGAGCGAGGATGAGCTTGCCGCGCAGGCCGCAGCGGCGAAGACGCAGAACGTCCGCCCCTTCACGCGCAAGCGGCCGGTGCGCAAGCCCTGGCCGGACGATATCGAACACGAGCGTGTCGTCATTGACGCTCCGACGAGCTGCGCCTGCTGCGGCGGATCGCGGCTGGCGAAGGTCGGCGAGGATGTGACCAAGACGCTGGAGGAGATCCCGCGTCGCTTCAAGGTCATCGAGACAGTGCGCGAGAAGTTCAGCTGCCGCGATTGCGAGAAGATCAGCCAGCCGCCGGCGCCGTTCCATGCCACGCCGCGCGGCTTCATCGGCCCAAAATTGCTGGCGACGATCCTGTTCGACAAGTTCGGCATGCATATCCCGCTCAACCGCCAGAGTGCGCGCTTTAAGGCCGAGAGGATCGATTTGCCGCTGTCGACGCTGGCTGACCAGGTCGGCCACGGGACCTTCGCGGTCATGCCGCTGTTCCACTTGATCGAACGCCGTGTGCTCACTGCCGAGCGTTTACATGGCGATGACACCACCATCCGTATCCTGGCGAAGGGCAAGTGCACGACCGGACGGATCTGGACTTACGTGCGGGATGACCGCCCCTTCGCCGGGCCTGCGCCGCCGGCGGCGGTCTATTACGCCTCGAGCGACCGAAGAGGCAAGCATCCCCAGAAGCATCTGGCCGCCTTCGCCGGTATCTTGCAAGCCGATTGCTACAACGGCTTCGAGCCGCTGTTCGACCCGCAGAAGAAGGTGCTGCCGGTCACGCCGGCATTTTGCTTCGCCCATGCACGGCGAGGCTTCTTCGAACTGGCCGACATCGAGAAGAATGCCCGGGAAGGCCAGAGAGGCAAACCGATCTCCCCGATCGCGCTGGAGGCTGTCAGACGCCTCGATGCGTTGTTCGAGATCGAGCGCGCCATCAACGGCCGCAGCGCCGACGAGCGGCGTGCCGTGCGCCAGGAGCAGAGCAAGCCGCTGCTCGACGACATGCACGACTGGCTGCTCCGCGAGCGAGAAACCCTATCGCGTTCCTCCGAGGTCCTGAAGCCCATGAACTACATGCTCAGGCGCTGGGACGACTTCGCCCGCTTCCTCGACGACGGCAGGATCTGCCTCAGCAATAACGCCGCTGAAAGAGCGTTGCGCGGCATCGCGTTGGGGAGGCGCAACTGGACCTTCGCCGGCAGCCAGCGTGGCGCCGACCGCGCCGCCATCATGCTGACCATGATCACGACTTGTCGCCTCAACGAGGTCGATCCGAAAGCCTGGCTCGCCGACGTCCTCGACCGTATCGCCGATCTTCCCGCATCGCGTCTGCACGAACTGCTGCCCTGGGAATGGAAGCTCCTGCGCCAAGCCGACAAGCCCGCCGATCAGCAGGTCGCCTGA
- a CDS encoding transposase: MTISRTEVITSVERRRRWSRDEKERLVAASLEPGATVSEVARMAGLHVSQLFRWRKELCKHGETSIAPFVPVEIGPSVPPRDVAEAPLTTAPARRRRSQGIIEIDLGSGHRIRVDGDVDGDALRRVVDALVRR; encoded by the coding sequence ATGACGATTTCGCGGACAGAGGTGATCACATCGGTCGAGCGGCGGCGTCGGTGGTCGCGAGACGAGAAGGAACGGCTAGTTGCAGCATCGCTCGAGCCCGGAGCTACTGTTTCCGAGGTAGCTCGCATGGCCGGCCTTCATGTGAGCCAGCTGTTCAGGTGGCGCAAAGAGCTTTGCAAGCACGGTGAGACGAGTATAGCTCCGTTCGTGCCGGTCGAGATTGGACCGTCTGTGCCGCCGCGGGATGTGGCCGAAGCGCCATTGACGACGGCGCCGGCGCGTCGACGGAGGAGCCAGGGCATCATCGAGATCGACCTTGGTAGCGGACACCGCATCCGGGTCGATGGCGACGTTGATGGAGACGCGCTACGTCGCGTTGTCGATGCCCTGGTGCGCCGATGA
- the pabB gene encoding aminodeoxychorismate synthase component I, whose protein sequence is MHIRELQWIEPVTALRCLARRPELTFLDSAASHELLGRYSYLACEPFGTYLVTDGQASWNGTALAGDPWQSLRDLLARYKEAHCPDLPPFQGGASGFLAYDLNRTLERVPSPSNFGLRLPQSMLHFYDVVVSFDHREGRCWIVSTGWPEQDPTRRTERARRRADEFAALLAKPKSPRIIIPSTAGAWHCNFSRQRFMAAVQRVIDLIMAGDIFQANIAQRFSARVSPLFDPLTFYCQLRSLNPAPFAALLRYGKLTIASSSPERFLRLDGRQVETRPIKGTIARAADSAEDARRAKLLLASEKDRAENIMIVDLLRNDLSRVCTDNSVEVAALCDLESYASVHHLVSTVRGALSAGQDAVSLLRACFPGGSVTGAPKVRAMAIIADIEKVAREVYCGAIGFIGFNGHMDTNIAIRTIVIDDDLAVFQAGGGITAMSDPEAEYEETIAKAQRLFDAFGSDRCDAF, encoded by the coding sequence ATGCACATCCGCGAGCTGCAGTGGATTGAGCCTGTCACGGCCCTGCGATGCCTTGCGCGGCGGCCGGAGCTTACTTTTCTTGATAGTGCGGCAAGCCATGAGCTGCTTGGGCGATACTCATATCTGGCCTGCGAGCCGTTCGGCACCTATCTGGTAACCGACGGACAAGCAAGTTGGAATGGAACGGCCCTCGCAGGCGATCCGTGGCAGTCGCTTCGCGACCTTCTAGCCAGATACAAAGAAGCGCATTGTCCCGATCTCCCCCCCTTTCAGGGCGGTGCAAGCGGCTTCCTTGCTTATGATCTGAACCGAACACTCGAGCGGGTGCCATCGCCATCCAATTTTGGTCTGCGATTGCCTCAATCAATGCTGCATTTTTACGACGTGGTGGTCAGCTTCGATCACCGGGAAGGCAGGTGCTGGATCGTCTCGACCGGATGGCCGGAGCAGGATCCTACTCGACGAACCGAGCGCGCACGACGTCGCGCCGACGAGTTTGCCGCGCTACTTGCCAAACCAAAGTCGCCGCGAATCATAATCCCTAGCACCGCCGGCGCATGGCATTGCAACTTCAGCCGTCAGCGCTTCATGGCAGCGGTCCAACGCGTCATCGACTTGATCATGGCCGGAGATATCTTCCAGGCAAACATCGCGCAACGCTTCAGTGCCAGGGTTTCGCCCCTGTTCGACCCGCTCACCTTCTATTGCCAGCTCCGATCATTGAATCCGGCACCGTTTGCGGCTCTCTTGCGCTATGGTAAGCTTACGATCGCATCGAGCTCCCCCGAGCGATTTCTAAGACTTGATGGACGGCAGGTCGAAACACGTCCGATCAAGGGAACAATCGCACGCGCCGCTGATTCCGCAGAAGATGCGCGCCGGGCCAAACTCCTTCTTGCCTCCGAAAAGGATCGCGCGGAGAACATTATGATTGTCGACCTGCTGCGCAACGATCTATCACGGGTTTGTACAGACAATTCGGTCGAGGTTGCCGCACTGTGCGACCTGGAATCCTATGCGTCGGTGCATCATCTCGTCTCGACCGTCCGAGGCGCACTTTCTGCAGGCCAGGACGCTGTCAGCCTGCTTCGCGCCTGCTTTCCCGGCGGCTCCGTCACGGGCGCTCCAAAAGTGCGAGCAATGGCGATCATTGCAGACATCGAGAAAGTGGCGCGGGAGGTCTATTGCGGGGCGATCGGCTTCATTGGATTCAACGGGCACATGGACACCAACATTGCGATCCGAACGATTGTGATCGACGATGACCTTGCTGTGTTTCAGGCAGGTGGAGGGATAACGGCGATGTCAGATCCTGAAGCTGAGTATGAGGAGACGATTGCCAAGGCACAGCGGCTGTTCGATGCCTTCGGTTCCGATAGATGTGATGCATTTTGA
- a CDS encoding transposase — translation MIEAVADRLEGAPRQLRRHWSDEFKAQVVTEAQEPGASVSAIARRIGIHPSQLFAWRRDARADRHCLARHSSCEGVVASAAGGVIEIAIGEVIVRAGVDVDEAQLQRVIRAVRSA, via the coding sequence ATGATCGAAGCGGTCGCCGACCGTCTTGAGGGAGCGCCGCGGCAGCTTCGTCGACACTGGTCGGACGAGTTTAAGGCTCAAGTCGTGACAGAGGCGCAGGAGCCTGGCGCGAGCGTCTCGGCGATCGCCCGCAGGATCGGCATTCACCCGTCCCAGCTATTCGCCTGGCGCCGTGATGCTCGGGCCGACCGACATTGCCTGGCGCGGCACTCGAGCTGCGAGGGGGTGGTGGCGTCTGCGGCAGGCGGGGTGATCGAGATTGCCATTGGCGAGGTGATCGTGCGCGCCGGCGTGGACGTCGACGAGGCGCAGCTGCAGCGGGTGATCCGGGCAGTCCGTTCGGCATGA
- the tnpB gene encoding IS66 family insertion sequence element accessory protein TnpB (TnpB, as the term is used for proteins encoded by IS66 family insertion elements, is considered an accessory protein, since TnpC, encoded by a neighboring gene, is a DDE family transposase.) has product MIPSGVKVFLASHPVDFRKGIDGLVALVRDAGSDPFDGALYVFRAKRADRIKIVWWDGSGVCLYLKRLEKARFCWPRIGHHRVQLNAAQLMALVDGMDWKRVRTAAVKPPEIVG; this is encoded by the coding sequence ATGATCCCCTCCGGCGTGAAGGTGTTCCTGGCCAGTCACCCAGTCGACTTCCGCAAGGGGATCGATGGGCTTGTTGCGCTGGTGCGCGATGCGGGCTCAGATCCGTTCGACGGTGCGCTTTACGTGTTCCGGGCGAAAAGGGCTGACCGAATAAAGATCGTATGGTGGGATGGCTCCGGCGTGTGCCTCTATTTAAAACGGCTCGAGAAGGCGAGGTTCTGCTGGCCGCGGATCGGACATCATCGGGTGCAGCTGAATGCTGCGCAGTTGATGGCGTTGGTCGATGGGATGGACTGGAAGCGGGTCCGAACCGCGGCGGTCAAGCCGCCGGAGATTGTTGGGTAA
- a CDS encoding aminodeoxychorismate/anthranilate synthase component II: MIVIVDNYDSFVFNIARYFRKLGAETEVVRNDAVSPADLIAVKPRAIVISPGPCTPKQAGVSTDVVRELSGRVPLLGICLGHQCIGSVFGGRVARAHCPMHGQASPINHDGRGLFKALPSPLSVGRYHSLAVELDESDAHHLVVTARSNEGEVMALEHHRHPTYGVQFHPESVLTQQGQRLLENFLQLADSFEV, encoded by the coding sequence TTGATCGTCATCGTCGACAACTACGATTCCTTTGTCTTCAACATTGCTCGCTATTTTCGTAAGCTTGGCGCAGAGACGGAAGTTGTCCGAAACGACGCGGTCAGCCCTGCCGACCTCATTGCTGTTAAGCCGCGTGCAATCGTAATTTCTCCCGGCCCCTGCACACCGAAGCAGGCCGGCGTATCTACTGACGTCGTTCGCGAACTTTCGGGTCGCGTGCCACTCTTAGGAATCTGTCTTGGGCACCAATGTATTGGAAGCGTTTTCGGCGGTCGCGTAGCGCGCGCACATTGTCCCATGCACGGCCAAGCCTCCCCCATTAACCATGACGGCCGAGGCCTGTTCAAAGCTCTCCCATCGCCACTTTCTGTCGGACGGTATCATTCTCTGGCGGTCGAACTCGATGAGTCAGACGCGCATCATCTCGTCGTGACCGCCCGTTCAAACGAAGGTGAGGTAATGGCTTTGGAGCACCATCGCCACCCAACCTATGGCGTACAATTCCACCCGGAGTCAGTACTTACGCAACAAGGTCAGAGGTTGCTCGAAAATTTCTTGCAACTGGCAGACAGTTTCGAAGTTTGA
- the tnpB gene encoding IS66 family insertion sequence element accessory protein TnpB (TnpB, as the term is used for proteins encoded by IS66 family insertion elements, is considered an accessory protein, since TnpC, encoded by a neighboring gene, is a DDE family transposase.) — MIPVPTGARVWLATGYTDMRRGFPSLALQVQEVLRKDPLSGHLFVFRGRRSDLVKVIWHDGQGACLFTKRLERGRFIWPSVAGEAVTISPAQMSYLLSGIDWRNPQETQRPTRVG; from the coding sequence ATGATTCCGGTTCCGACAGGCGCGCGAGTGTGGCTCGCGACAGGCTACACGGACATGCGCCGAGGCTTTCCGTCGTTGGCACTCCAAGTACAGGAGGTGCTGCGCAAAGACCCGCTCAGCGGTCATCTGTTCGTCTTCCGCGGTCGCCGCAGCGATCTTGTGAAGGTGATCTGGCACGATGGCCAAGGAGCATGCCTGTTCACCAAAAGACTCGAAAGAGGAAGGTTCATCTGGCCATCGGTTGCGGGCGAAGCAGTGACGATCTCACCGGCGCAGATGAGCTACCTGTTGTCCGGAATCGATTGGCGCAACCCACAAGAAACCCAGCGTCCGACACGGGTCGGATAG
- a CDS encoding IS5 family transposase, with protein MRGSDERSGSLFSYVDLEARVRADHPLRVIRDLANAALGDLSGEFGKLYTDFGRPSIAPEKLLRAMLLQAFYGVRSERHLMERIEFDLLFRWFVGLGVDDVVWDHSTFSKNRDWLLEGEIAAKFLNALLAQPKLKRLLSSDHFSVDGTLIEAWASIKSFRKKDGSDKDQDGPGRNAERSFHKEKRSNQIHESTTDPEARLYKKGDGQPAKLSYMGHALMENRNGLAVLGGVSQATGTAEREIALAMIDRRRCTKRITLGADKAYDVTQFVHDLRERSVTPHIAIDGHLSKTGKRRKTAIDARTTRHSGYDISQRCRKRIEEVFGWIKSSAGLAKVKLRGRDRVDAVFVLALAAYNLIRLPKLLAAPA; from the coding sequence ATGCGGGGGAGTGACGAACGGTCTGGCTCGCTTTTCAGTTATGTGGACCTGGAGGCTCGGGTTCGCGCCGACCATCCGCTACGGGTGATCCGGGACCTGGCGAACGCGGCGCTGGGCGACCTTTCTGGGGAGTTCGGCAAGCTCTATACGGACTTCGGTCGCCCCTCGATCGCACCGGAGAAGTTGCTTCGGGCGATGCTTCTACAAGCGTTCTATGGTGTTCGTTCGGAACGGCATCTAATGGAACGGATAGAGTTCGATCTGCTGTTCCGCTGGTTCGTCGGGCTTGGCGTGGACGATGTGGTTTGGGACCATTCGACCTTCTCGAAGAACCGCGACTGGCTGCTCGAGGGCGAGATTGCGGCCAAATTCCTGAACGCGCTCTTGGCGCAGCCAAAGCTCAAGCGTCTGCTATCGAGCGATCATTTCTCGGTGGATGGGACGCTGATTGAAGCCTGGGCTTCGATCAAGAGCTTCCGGAAGAAGGATGGCAGCGACAAAGACCAGGATGGTCCGGGACGCAACGCCGAGCGCAGCTTCCATAAGGAGAAGCGATCCAACCAGATCCATGAGAGCACGACCGATCCTGAGGCGCGGCTCTACAAGAAGGGTGACGGCCAGCCAGCCAAGCTGAGCTATATGGGCCATGCTCTGATGGAGAACCGCAATGGCTTGGCGGTTTTGGGTGGAGTGAGCCAAGCAACGGGCACCGCCGAACGGGAGATTGCGCTTGCCATGATCGACAGGCGCAGGTGCACGAAGCGGATCACTCTGGGGGCCGATAAGGCCTATGACGTCACGCAGTTCGTGCACGATCTCAGAGAGAGGTCGGTCACTCCGCATATCGCGATCGACGGACATCTGAGCAAGACCGGCAAGCGGCGCAAGACGGCGATCGACGCGCGGACCACACGCCACAGCGGCTATGACATCAGCCAGCGTTGCCGCAAACGGATCGAAGAGGTGTTCGGCTGGATCAAGAGTTCCGCTGGTTTGGCCAAGGTAAAACTGCGAGGCCGCGACCGGGTCGATGCCGTCTTCGTCCTGGCGCTTGCAGCATACAATCTAATCCGGCTTCCCAAGCTTCTGGCGGCGCCGGCATGA
- a CDS encoding Dabb family protein, translating into MIRHIVFFTAKEKSDIDQIIEGLSVLTSIPCARRLEIAANRKSDQLGNDVDVVVYGEFDSETDLAAYKMHDLYREAIRRVRPLRELRFAADYELSTNVHFAGMAGVSQAPPLSRLSGRG; encoded by the coding sequence ATGATCCGTCACATCGTTTTCTTCACAGCCAAGGAAAAATCCGATATCGACCAAATCATCGAAGGTCTATCGGTTCTCACCTCGATTCCATGCGCACGCAGGCTCGAGATTGCCGCTAACCGCAAGAGCGATCAGCTAGGTAACGACGTTGATGTCGTGGTGTACGGTGAATTCGACAGCGAGACAGATCTCGCTGCCTACAAAATGCACGATTTGTATCGAGAAGCGATCCGCCGCGTACGGCCACTCCGCGAGCTGCGGTTTGCAGCTGACTATGAGCTATCAACAAATGTGCATTTCGCTGGAATGGCAGGAGTGAGCCAGGCTCCTCCGCTGAGCCGACTATCTGGCCGCGGCTAG
- a CDS encoding Fic family protein has protein sequence MDRRKRRYRVFELESSAPADVPDCLAQTIDFLRNEGMQEMTQGFITRMAIAHAHFEAVHPFRDGNGRVGRLLLPLMMAAEKHVPLYLSPYIESKKEAYTTPRSRMLNSGWTGSRLSPSWPRPSPER, from the coding sequence ATGGATCGGCGGAAAAGGCGATATCGCGTATTCGAGCTTGAATCCTCCGCCCCAGCCGATGTTCCCGACTGCCTCGCTCAGACCATCGACTTCCTGCGGAACGAGGGCATGCAGGAGATGACTCAAGGGTTCATTACGCGCATGGCGATCGCGCACGCTCATTTCGAAGCGGTACATCCCTTCCGCGATGGCAACGGCCGCGTCGGCCGCCTCCTTCTTCCGCTTATGATGGCGGCGGAGAAGCACGTCCCCTTGTACCTGTCGCCGTATATCGAAAGCAAAAAGGAAGCGTACACTACGCCTCGCTCAAGGATGCTCAACAGCGGCTGGACTGGCAGCCGATTATCGCCTTCATGGCCGAGGCCGTCACCGGAACGGTAG